The genomic interval GTTAATTTGTAGCAGACTCAAGCATATATTGCCAGATTTGGTTGCTCAGAACCAAGGAGGTTTCGTTCAAGGTAGATATTTCGCCCATAATACAATGATATGCCAAGATTTGCTAAGGCATTATGGAAGGAAACATTCAAGGCCCAACTGTATGATTAAATTAGACCTTCAAAAAGCATATGATACACTTGAGTGGGGATTTCTTGAGGAGATGCTAATTGCTATCCAGTTTCCTAAGAAGTTTATACAATTGATCATGCAATGTGTGTCTACCGCGAGGTTCTCCCTCCTTTTCAATGGCTCTCTTCATGGTTTTTTTCGAAGCCAAGAGGAGGCTAAGGCAGGGAGATCCCATGTCTCCTCTCCTATTTGTACTTGGAATGGAGTATTTGAGCAGAATAATGGGAGTAGTGGGAAAGAAGAAGGAATTTGATTATCATGAAAGATGCAGATCCATGAAGCTAACACATTTAATTTTTGCAGATgacgtattattattattattttgtaaggGTGACTTTATCAGTATTCATCTCATGCTACAGGGTTTGAAGCTGTTTTCTCAGACTTCTGGTTTGCTTCCTAAGAATAGCAAATCGTAAATCTATTGTTGTGGCATGGAGGAGAAAGAGATTCAAAGAGTAGTTAATGTCTCGGGTTTCACTAAGCAAGAGGTACCTTTTAGGTATCTTGGCATTCCTATACGTGCCAAGAAAATTTCAGCAGCAGAGTGCAAGATTCTTGTTGAAAATATGACTGGAAGAATTAAAACATGGAGTTCTCGGAATTTTTCCTTTGCAGGGAGAAGTGTGTTGATTAGTTCTGTTCTTATGACCATACATACTTACTGGAGTCAAATATTGCTTCTTCCAACAAAGGTAGTTCATGAAATAGAGGGTATATGTAGAAGTTACTTATGGAAAGGTACAAGTCAAATGGTTGGGTCAGGAAACATTGCTTGGGCTAAGATCTGTAAGCCAAAGTCAGCAGGAGGGATCAGTTTCTTGAGTATAACTGATTGGAACAAAGCTGCTTTAATCAAGAACATCTGGtcaattgcaacaaaaaaagaCAACTTGTGGGTCAAATGGGTCCATAGTGTCTACATCAAAAATGAAGACTGGTGGGGATACAAAGCCCCTCTCCAAAGCAGTTGGTATTGGAGGAAGTTAGTTGAGCTCAAGAATGAGCTCAAAAACCGAATAGATCCTGCTATCtttatcaataataaatatatgattGCTGCAGGTTACAAAATGTATAATCAGGCTGAAAATCATTACCATTGGAGCAAACATGCTTGGAATAGACTCAATATTCTCAAGCATTGTTTTGTGGTGTGGATTGCTTTGCTGAATAGACTTAAAACAAAGGATAGGTTGCTCAAATATCATATTGTATCAGATGATAGATGTTTATTTTGTCGTGGGAATTCTGAAACTGTTGAGCACTTGTTCTTTGAATGTTCTTTTTCACAGGAATGCATACATCTTTTAGAGCAGTGGTTTGGTTGGAAGATGGCCCTCACTCCATTACAGGGGCTGCTTCGGAAATTGGACAGAGTTAAGGGATGCAAATTTCGAAAGAGAGTGATTATGGCTGGTATAGTAGCATTGGTGTACAATATTTGGCTGACAAAAAATGATGTATTTTTTATGAGGGGGCTGCTAGTGTTCAAAACATTTTTCAACAAACAAAGTGGCAAGTTAAGAATAGAATTACTTTTGTTATGCCAAAGAAtgtaaagaaagaagaagttgaaTGGTTTGAGAAGTTGTAAGTAATAGTGGAAATTGTATAGAATCATATGACATCTCTTGATGGTCATTAGGTGTAAAATTGTTTGTGTGGAATGAAAGtctgattcatcaaaaaattatttagaatacatgttatatgtaattattatttatattaaacgATAATTCTcgtattatagaaaaaatcccaatatatatatatatttctgtacaataataataataaaatatatatttcatctttcatttatttttcaagtcTCTAACCTTTCAATTCTTTCTTGCAGATGATTCACAATCTTTAATATTATCGAGAGAAACAATGAAACATCTgcataatttcttttttctttttcttttgagagAAAGTATATGTATAATTATTAGCAGAGATTGtgtgagttttgaaattttACTGTAATTTGTAATTTATATACAATACTTGTCAtgtagttatttatttatttatttttattagcaGAGATTAGGGATATCAATATATTATTCATAGAAGGATATAGTGCAAATTTAGAGTGTGGTTACTGTGTTTCAAGTCTAAAGAAAAGACGAGgttattttatcgttttttattgtttatgtttatttattaaactctagCTTTTAGAGAAAAATATATGCAAGTCTACCGAATCTAGAGTATTATAGATTTATAAAGATACTCTAATTTCTTAAACACACATTATTTGAAAGAAAACTTACatgaattataattatttacatTTGATTGGATTCATAAGTGAGATACGGTGATAACGATGACTTTAAATTTAGTAGTGACTataagtaaaaaataattgtagtAGTGACTATATAAGTGAGATACAGTGACAATAATGACTATGAATATAATGATTACTATTAGTGAGACATGGTGATGACAATAATTTTGTATAACGACTACAAGACAATGATGACAATAATTTTGAAATCGTATATTCTATTTTCTATAGatttatttgttagaatttgggGATAAGATAAATgaagttccatctcaaaactaattggcaatTGGAGGAGTAGcctattcatcttatatatcacaatttatttccacacattagcaatgtgggactaactcttAATACACCATCCTCACGTTTGGGCCTAGAAAGTGTGGGTATAACGAACGACCTTTAAGAGACCACAAGACCAAACATGACATTTAAAAGAATCCCACAAGGTCAAATATCGAGAAATTTGTGGGTGTACACGTCGAGAAATTTGTGAATTTTGAAACAGGTTACAGACCCCAACATTAGAAATTGGCACACATTGGCCGAAATGTCCTAAATGGAGGTTAAAGGGGAGACAGCGAAAGTATCTATTTGGACCAGTAGCACTTTGACTCACAACGGATCACAAACGACTTTTTGGACTGGTGGCACTTTGGGGTTACAACGGATCACAAGTGGCTCTGATcccatgttagaatttggggATAAGATGAAcgaggttccatctcaaaaccaattgacaatgagaggagtagcccattcatcttatatatcacaatttatttccacacattaacAATATGAGACTAACTCTTAATATTATTAGTTGTATTTTTTTGAATCTCTAATTTGTTTAagagttctttaatatttattctcTTTTgtactataaaaataattacttatattatcacttaaaaaaataaacaatcatGCACAAAGcacaaatatgagaaaaatagtaACATAAGTTTCCTCTCATATAAAAACAAAGAGAAATCTTCATTgaggaaaataaaatgaaaaaaaggaAAAGTGAAAATGAGATAAATTTATatagagattaattagagagaagagttccttaaaaaaaattagagaggaaggaagagagagacCGAGAGAGTGGTGTTATGATGCGGACCGTGGTCCGTGGTATACTGGTATTGTTATTAACTagggtggcgtttggtaacacttttgttttttaattttaaaaacagaaaaataaaagtagattttttgtttttaaaattttatttttaaaaaacaaaaatgtgttctataactacttttgtttttaaattttaaaaacagaaaacaaaagtgtgttctgtaaccacttttgttttataattttaaaaacagaaaacaaaagtgtgttctgtaaccatttttatttttcaattttaaaaacaaaaaacataaattttgattttttttttaaataaaaaattatgaatatcatttatttttatttttaaacaaatatataaaaattataaaaaaaatcaaataaaaatactcattaacattttaaaaaattcaagtaATTTAAAATCACGAAATACATTATCTATAACACAAAACCGAcaaattcataataaaatatgaactaataattgtctaatcttgaagaaaactattaaaaaagttCTAATTGTTAATAATCTTCACCCATTATCTTCATCGTCGATTTGCTCTCCATATATGATCAGCAATTTCATCACGGACATTAGCCATTTCACTACACTAAATCCTATGCCAGTCTCTTTCAGTAAAGACTTGAAATCCTTGTGCTTTTGTCTTAACAGATTGTATTTGTTCCTTAATTGCGTATCAGTGTAACTTCTCTTCGCTTGTGCATAAAGCTCCTCCTTTATACGCTTCCATGATTGCTTTGTAAAGGTTGTAGTATTCCTATTTCCCTTCAAAACTTCTTCTTCCATAAGTTCAATAAAAATTTCTTCATGTTTTTCAAGCTAAACAGAAGCTTCGCTATTATCAATAATAACCACCTCGCTATCTGTTCCTGTCATCTATTCAATCTACAtgtaattataaaactaattctaTTCAATCAATAATAACAAGTGTTGGATATCAATATATAAAGCTCACTAACACATTCAAGCATAaactaatccaatccaatcccatTCCAACAAAGtaacaataaaattaagaaaaaaaaaattacaatcattGTCTTGTctctaacaaaataaaaatctgCACAATAATTTTCTCAATATAAGAATCAATTTCAATAAAATGGGTATATGATATGATGACACTGATAATCTAGCAGAGTATAACAAGATGAAATTAAAGTTACTGCTgaagaatttattttttataaggtAACTTGGCTTTGATGACAAGTTTAATTGACAAGTTGAAAAACTTATGTAAAACTCACTGAGAGACGGGTAATTAAAAATGAGAGCTAATGAcgtaatatataaaaaaaaaaaatagaaaaacaagGCAAACATTATAGACAAACATGTCCTATATATTATTATCACCAAACTTTTCTCTTCAATCAACTTCAACATCATTATCATTATCACCATTACCATTGTTTCCTTTTTTCCCAAGTACTGATTGATTATAGAGCTTAGCCACCAAAATAAGAAAACGataggaaaaataaaaaggcaTGTAGTTCTCAAGTACTTTAATTACAGTATATCTCTATAGCATATTCTTTGAATTGAGAGAAACTAATAGTAATGTGAACTCACAGAGACTCACCAAAACCATGAAAAGCTAATGAATATTAGTTTTTAAGAATCATTTTACTAGCTAATTGTGATATACACGACATCCCTTATGGTCCTCAAGAATTGGGTGTAGATATAGATGATACTTCCTGATGgttttaaagtaaaaaaaaaaaaagatggagTTTACTACATTTACTATGCTATGGGAAGAATGAGAAACTAATAGTATATATCAAAGCAACTTTTAAGGTCAACTGCAGGAAGTGTGTGATCAAATATTGGCAATAGAGAAGACTAGCTAGGTAGGTCAAAATTTCTTAAGCTCACAGCACAAAAAGTTTAGAGACTAATCACATGAATTTCAGATATAGCTATATATCCAAACAAGATAAGTCAAATGATCAACTTTTATTCATGAGTTTCTAACCTAGTATATGTTAtggtcaatatatatataataatagtcCAATAGAATTATATGCTGTATGTACATTTTATCCAACACCTACTCACAACTAGTTaatctattaattaattaataattttctttatcAAATTTACAAGTAAAACaaactgtatatatataaatgattgaGCACTAGCTATATATTCattagttttttcttttctctctttgcCAAAATATTTCAGTGATGGAGAGAGTGAGACAATCTCCTACGTAAATcacattgtatatataaaattctATTTGGACCACCCACTAGCTGCCATAGTCATTATTTTCCTGACACAGTGAGGAACAAATGAAGGGCTAGATTCATTTTAGAAAGTGTATCTAATGGCTAGAATCAATCAATTTCAATCATGACCAGTAGAATTTCATAATATGTTTTTGTAAAACCAACAACACCTGAGTTTACTCCCCCTGAGTATATATCTCTCCCACTGAGTATCATATACCCCATATTAGAGAATGTATCAGGTTTCTAAAATTATGCTGCAATATAAATTCATGGGAACAAAAAAGAGAACTTGAGACAATATATAGCAACAACAAAAAAGAGAGCGGATATGAAAAATCTTCTACACATTGCGAAATTGTAAAAGAAAATAAGGTAATAAAATAGACTAATCAAAGCTTGAAAGCCATTCCACTAACAACTAAATGCTAGAAATCCAAATAACATAACCTAAATAAGTATAGCAACAACCACTTTTCTCAGCCCaaaaaacccaaacccaaaatccCATTGAACCTAGAGAAATAACATCAAACCCAGAAAATGGCAATCCAAAATCAGGCTCGGCATTGAGATATCAAATCCCAAAACTAATTTGAAAGATTAAATCCAAAAACCTAATAAAAGCTAAGAACAAATTTTCTCAAACAAAAAacctaaaatcaaaataaaatacaagagaaaagagaaaatcATACCTGTAATAGCCAAAAAAtctctctctaggaaatttCTTTCACCGTCATGCTTTTCTCATTTTTTCATTTCAAATCTGAGAATGaaggaataacaaaaaaatctgAGAAATAgggagatagagagagaggcgAGATATATAGAGAGTGGAACAGAGAGCTATATAAATACacagagagagatagagagagagagataaagagaggaagagattTACCTGTAATGGTGAAGATGAAGCCATGGAAACTTGTCTGAAGGTGGTGAttaacgagagagagagagagagagagagagagagagagagagataaaagtgtttttaaaattttttaaaatcatcTAAAATATGTTTTTAAAATTCACTCCAttctgttttttaattttaaaaataaaaaataaaatagagttATCAAACAcaatttatatttgtattttcaaatttttaattttaaaaacaaaaaaccatTTTTAAAAGGGTTACCGAACACaccctaaataaataaaaaaaatatttttttttttggaggaaataaaaaaatatatattgataggtagcagtttaatatttttagtttcCCCTCCACTCCTAACGTCAAATCTCTGCAAAAATTTCCAGTAAACAACAAACAAACCCTAATAAACTTGTCACCTCCAATCGAACCCCTAACAAAACCCTACCCTAACTCACACGTTGGGGTTTCTAGGTTTTAGCTTTATTCATTTCGTTTCTCGATTGAATTTCTAATTTTTACTTAGGAATTCAGCACGTCTCTGTAATTCATTCATTTGCATATTGGAcacttttgtttgttttttcccCTTGGGTTGGATTTCAGGATAGGGTTGACATTTGAATTGGTGTTGTGGGTTTGTTGTTTCTGACGAACAAGAGAGAAACTGTgtagagagagcttgagagagagagatagagagagccATGGAAGGCATACCGCACCCAATACCTCGAACTGTGGAGGAAGTCTTCAGCGATTTCAAAGGCAGACGCTCAGGCTTGATTAAAGCCCTAACTAATGGTTTCTTTTCCATCTTTCTTTATATGTTTTCTCTCTGCTCTATCTATCTTTCCTTTTCTCCCTTTCTCTTATATTGGGTATGTATCAATTATACTGTTTCTTGTtataattttatctttttcaaattttatttttctatgcaGATGTCGAAAAGTTTTACCAGCAGTGCGATCCCGGTGGGTTAGCTCTTTTCCTTCAAATGTTGTTTGGAGAGTTGTATTTGTTTCCAATTTCGccaaaattttttatattttcctaatttatGCTACTGGTGGGTATAGACAACAATGGGTGAATTAACTTTGTCACCCTTTTTACTACCGATAGtaattgagattttttttttggaagtcATTTTAGTCTTCATACATGGTGGTTTTCCACAAAACTATTTGCAAGTTGGTTTGTTTGTAGCTGTGAAATTGATAGAGTATTTTGGCTTAGTAATTTGTTGAGTTAATAGAATGATAGGAGAAATAGTTTGCTTGCTTGTTTCCTGGGTCCTATACTTTGTAGATGAGCCACACGAGGTTGTAGGAAACCTACTCTGGTTATTATGTCTAGTTTTGCTTtggctctctctctttttttttttttctctctgtgTAATTGACTTGTTTGGTCTGTTTATAATACTACTTTTAGTAGGAAAATTGtcgcttttaattttttatttgaaactaaaaatgaattttgttattcattctattttctaattctaactgCACTATTGAATGTGAATCACGTAAGATTGAGCTACTGCCATCATCTTTACAACACTTATTCTATATTCTAATTCTAACCGCACTCTTGAATGTTCATCTGCTTTCTTTAGTGTTAACTTTGGAGTCTTTCGACACAACACACCATGCAGTCTTAAATTTTAGAACAAGtaacaaaataacaatataGATTACTGAATattcaatatatttttctaacacCCATTCTCAGTTTTGGTAGCTCGGTACTTCTTTTACGATTTTGAGATAATTGTATATAAAGAGAAGTGTTCTGTCTTTTATTTGTATCTAAATGTTTGATGGTTTGAACTTTGAGGTCTATTTGAATGTTATGGTGAAAGCAATTAACTGAGATTCTGTTTCCTTCAAAGAtatgttaaataatatttttaagttagaTTTTATTGGATGTTGGTACTTTTACACTTTCATGTTAAAATTTATCTGTTGATGATTTAGACGGGAAAAAATTATGTCATCGTTACTTATTACATTTGTTCTCCTATGCGTTTGAGTTGAAAAGACATTCAAAGTAGCGTTAAACTTGACTTTCCTAGTTTTGATATTTCTAATGATTGTGCTCTACAGAGAAGGAAAATTTGTGTTTGTATGGACTTCCAAATGAGACATGGGAAGTCAACCTACCTGTTGAAGAGGTGCCTCCTGAGCTTCCTGAACCGGCCCTAGGTATAAACTTTGCGAGGGATGGGATGCAAGAGAAGGACTGGTTGTCATTGGTTGCAGTTCACAGCGACTCATGGTTGCTTGCTGTTGCGTTTTATTTTGGTGCCCGCTTTGGTTTTGGTAAGAGTGAAAGGTATGATCCATTTTTCTCAGCCTATGCACTTATAGAACATGTGATTTGACaccataaaatttatttttatagtaacttctcattttttttttcagttcttCTGATTTATGTTTGTTGATTTGTATTTGTGGTATATGCTATGTGGAATGccttaattcattatgatatatCATGTCTTGCATATGCTCTTTGGTATGCAATTAGTTTCCTCCTAGGTTTCTACTGTATTATAACATGTGtggaatgttttttttttttatgttctttttatctttttattgataattataaatagaaacTCCAGTGACAGaattgtgtttttcttttcaAGGGAATGAGTAAAGAAATTAGTAACTGTTTTCTATGATGCAAAGTTGGGGAGTGATGGTCCATTGAAAatgaaattattttgttcatataGTAATGCTTAGGCATCCTTGATTGTTTTATTTCTGTTGTTTCTTCCACTTCTTTCTCTCTGTGTGTGTATTCTCTTGCAGAATGGTATGGTCTAGCTCAAAacaattttgttttgttttcactTTGGGGAAGACAAATTCTTTGTGCTCTAGAAAATTCATACTCTCACCTGTCAGAGTAATCGTTTTCTAATGATCATGAGATTTATTTTAACTTTCCAGACCTTATTCTTGCTTCTATTCTTTAGGCTACCATATTGGGCATCTATGTTTGGAATCAAGCTTCAATTTCTTTTCCTCAGCTCAGGCTACTAAAATTGATAAGTTGACTTGTTAGAAAGATTCAGTTATAGTAATTTTGTACAACTTTCAGTATAGGATGTTGCAATCAATGTTGATACTTCAATTACTAGCGTGCAACTTATTCTACTTAGAGTTGCTTGTTCACACCATGTTTTCACATTCTACAAATTACTAGTTATTGTTGTTATGATGTACTGTTCTTAGTTGTGGTAATCTAAGAGGGCTCGACAAGAGTTGTACAGTGGTAGTGACTTAGTACAATcaaaagaataataaatatggaacacattaattttttttttcccttgatTGGGAAATTTCTTCTTTTTCAATTGTACATTGAATTGGTGTGACCTGAACAATTTTGTCACTGTAATTTAGAAGCTGCTTGCTTAAAGAAAAtagtatgtatttatatattattattatcttttgcTTGAAGTTCTGGCAAGTCTCTTGACTCATCTTATATTGGCTTTGCCTGCAACTAAGATGTTGGTAATTTGATTTGTGTTTTATACAGATTCAGGTGCTAGGAAACTAAGAGAATCTTGCATGTACTGCACAGATCAATTGTATATTTTCAATTCCTTAGACAATTAATTTATGCATCAAATCGAACATAGATAGTTTActttatatggtatataagccATGGTCCTTTCCTGTATAAATTCTTACTTGCATCGATTGCAGAGTATATTCCTGGCTGTATAAATTAGCGTCTGTGTTAGTTTGTTGGTATCTTTTTGTTGATGTCTCTTTCTTGTGTAATTGGCTTACACAACATTTAAATACTTGGAAGACAAATCTATTGGCTATTATGTGCTTTTTAAATCCTACACGATTTTAGGAAATATTGCCACCTTGCCATCCAAGATTAATGTGCAAATTTACTATTATTAGCATCATATTAAATTAAAAGTCATAGGGTTCCCACTTGTTTGATTGGAATTTGCAGGAAAAGGCTTTTTCAGATGATAAATGATCTTCCCACCATATTTGAAGTAGTAACGGGGAGTGTCGTCAAACAATCAAAGGAGCAGTCTGCTACCCAGAACAATAGTGGCAAAAGCAAATCAAGTGGCAAGGTGGGAATAAAAGAA from Cannabis sativa cultivar Pink pepper isolate KNU-18-1 chromosome 4, ASM2916894v1, whole genome shotgun sequence carries:
- the LOC115712841 gene encoding PHD finger protein Alfin1, translated to MEGIPHPIPRTVEEVFSDFKGRRSGLIKALTNDVEKFYQQCDPEKENLCLYGLPNETWEVNLPVEEVPPELPEPALGINFARDGMQEKDWLSLVAVHSDSWLLAVAFYFGARFGFGKSERKRLFQMINDLPTIFEVVTGSVVKQSKEQSATQNNSGKSKSSGKSRQSESQPKGVKMSSPPKDEDESGEEEEEDDEQGATCGACGDNYGADEFWICCDVCERWFHGKCVKITPAKAEHIKQYKCPGCSSKRARV